The Aureibacillus halotolerans nucleotide sequence TTATCGCTTTTCTATCGCCGCAAAGTGGGATGGTCAATCATTTTCTCGGGCTGTTTGGCATTGAACCAATTGCGTTTATGTCAGAGCCTGGTTGGTTCAAAACTATTTTTGTTTTGTCGGGTGTTTGGCAGAACATGGGGTGGGGTGCGATTATTTATTTGGCTGCGCTCGCTGGGGTTGATCCACAGCTTCATGAAGCCGCAAAGGTGGATGGCGCATCACGGATTCAGAGGATTTGGCATATTAACATACCAACTCTAATGCCGACGATTATCATTCTGTTTATTCTCGACATGGGCGGCTTGTTGTCCGTAGGTTTTCAAAAAATCCTCCTTATGCAAAATCAACTGAATATGGAAACGTCTGATGTGATTTCAACCTTTGTCTATCGTGCTGGGATTCTGGATGCCAACTATAGTTATGCGACCGCTGTCGGCTTTTTCGATGCCGTCATTAATGCCGCCATTTTGGTT carries:
- a CDS encoding ABC transporter permease, producing the protein MEHLTDKRTIRKRRRRDIWQQRELYVFLLPAFLYFLIFHYFPLYGLLIAFKDFVPSLGVWGSEWVGFQWFTDFFNSYYFWDLIKNTIQISLYSLFVGFPMPIILALAINEIKDNWFKRSFQTITYAPHFISLVVMVGMIIAFLSPQSGMVNHFLGLFGIEPIAFMSEPGWFKTIFVLSGVWQNMGWGAIIYLAALAGVDPQLHEAAKVDGASRIQRIWHINIPTLMPTIIILFILDMGGLLSVGFQKILLMQNQLNMETSDVISTFVYRAGILDANYSYATAVGFFDAVINAAILVGVNYLAKKRSGTSLW